The following DNA comes from Eriocheir sinensis breed Jianghai 21 chromosome 37, ASM2467909v1, whole genome shotgun sequence.
AATATTGTGTAGAGAGATGGCCAGTGGTGGGACAGGCCATGATAGGAGGCTGAGAGATCAATTACTGATTTATTGGGCTATGAATCATGGTGCTGCAACTACTGTGGTCATAAAACACTCCAGATTtgtgttaaccccttgactgcgactTTCCTACAAGAAGGCATTACCAAGCTACAGCATTATAAAGGCCTGAAAGAATGTAACCATTGTGTACAGGAACAATAACCCCTACCTGTAGAGTAGATGCTAGACCTTATGTTACATCAACACCATAATTGTTTGTTTGATAGAAATAATGATTCTTTTTTCTGTGGAGCCCAAGAATAGCTAACTAACCACTGCCTTAATGCTCGACTGTCTACACAAGTCTTGCCTCCATCCTATGACTCACCTGGTTGAGAAATCATAGGAGACGGATACCAGCTGAGTCTCGTGGAAGGGAGAACACTTGACCCGCCGCACTGGGTACTGGTGGCCCTACAGCGGAACACAGAAAAGTTGATTATTTTTCCATCACGTAATTAggacacaaaacaaaacattatATATATTAGGGTGCCTGTGGACGCTTTCCGTTTTTTTAGGTACATATGGAGTAAGTTCTGTATATATTGTTGTTCGTTTTGGCCATCCCCACACTCAGGGGTGACCAAACACAACActtaaaggggagagagggagaagtataGATCAGGCTGAAtgggaaggagaataatgagtgctGAGGAGGATGAGGGATAGCACCTgtatatctcttctcttcttcagctATTATGCGAGTGTCAAGTCAAAGGCCACTCTGTAATCAGCAGCGACGAAGGAGACTGCCATCCAAGACCAAGACCTTACCTGCAGGACAAAGACAGGCTGTGTGGGTTGCCGCAGGTCCCAGCCGCATATGTTACAGTCGGTGCTGGAGGTGACAATGAGGTTCTGGTTGTACTTGGACCAGTCACAGCTGAGCACCTCACCGCCGGCACCCCTACACGCCGTCACCACCATGGACGCCCCCCCCTGTGCCCGCCGCATGTTCCACACCCTCAGCGTTTTGTCCCCTGGAGGATGGGTATGGGTTAGTCTTTACTCTTCCATGGTACTTCTCATCGTCTTTACTTAATATATTTTGAGTAGAATTAGTTTACTCCCTCAGCGTTTTGTCCCCTGAAGGTTGGGTATGAGTTAGTCTTTACTCTTCAATGACACTTCTCATCATCTTTACTTAATATATTTTGAGTAGAATTAGTTTACTCCCTCAGCGTTTTGCCCCCTGAAGGTTGAGTACGAATTACTCCTCAGTTGTTCATATCATCACAATTACTTCATATATTCTGGGTAGCATTAGgacttaactttatttattttttcagcaaCTAAGCAGCTCATGGGGAAAAATGTCTGTTAAATGCTACTCCTGCTAGAGACAGTTTGAGTGGCTAAATGAGAATGTCGGTGTTGGTTTAGAGGTATCTTCATACTTCCCTCCTTAAAGAGTTCAAATCATAGGCAGGATACATGATTGATATAAAGATCTTAAAATGTTGAGCGGAAAGTAGAGAAGTGAAGGGTGATCATAGCAAAGAGAAGGCATGTGAGGTAACAAAGAGAAGGGCTGTGAGGTGAGGGTCTGATTACCTGAGACGGAGGCCACACATCCCGGCAGGTGCGGTGACCAAGCTGCCTGGTACACAAGTGCCTCGTGTCCTGCGAAGGTCACCAGGGAACTCTCATGGTTGGGGTCCCACTGTAATGACAAGAGTCCCTCAGTAATCTACATGAAGGCATCATTCTTGGGTACAATGAAACTGCTACAACTGAAAACCTTGATGAACTCACATGAAATTTTGAGCAATGCCCACCATACAGTAAAAGCATCTACCAATCTACTCATTTATGAGTAGATTGAGTGGCTTGAAACTCATCTCCATTATACACATTGTATGCTATCACACAGTTTGACCTAATGCAGCAAAAATTTCAAATATAATTCTCCTAAGAATAATGACTGGGTTTAAGAACCACAAATCTTTCACCTTTGCCCCCTCACTGCTTTAGCCATCCCTCCCCAACTCACCAGCTTGATGGTGGCATCCCAGGAGGTGGACACAAAGAGCTGCTCACTTCTGGTCTGGCTCCAGTCCAGCGAAGAGGCCTCCCGGGTGTGCTCCTTGAACACCTTCACTGGGGCCTGTGCCATGCAGGCCAGGAGAGGGATTTAGTGTTGTACATGGCTGACACTGGAACATTACCACACAGACACCTGCAACCCATGCATACCTTGATCCTGCTCCCAGTTGTCTGTTACTCTGAGCTGTGTAGCTGCTGGCTGACAAACATCAAACCTTTCACAAGAAATGTTTAAGTTTTCACCTAAATGAACCTACATATACCTATATAAAATTTACATGTTATGAAATAATCTCTGCTTATATTGTTCATTTCTAACATGTGTATTCATGGTTGCTGGGCAGCATTTCATATCATATGATTCTGTGGGTGTACAGCAAGGTGATGTGCTCACCTGTGGGTGGGTCGTGTCCCACAGCTGAAGGGAGCCGTCCCCTGCAGCACTGACAACACAGTGGGGGTCCTGCTCACTCCAGGCCAAGTCAAAGAGGCCGTCCTGCCACTCACAGGAGCGCACCAGGCCACTGCCAGGGAGTCCAAGGTCAAGCAGCACCAGACTGCCACCTCCTGCAAGGCATTCAGCAATTAGCATCAGGACAATTCATTTTCTTTGATTAACATTTTaaataatatgtcatagtttacAGAACCTTTGAATTTTACTATATCTTCAGCCAGGTTTGTCAATATTCCTTTCACTTGGATATTTGTGAGAGTACGGAACACCTGAGGCTTCTTCCCTCACCTGTCAAGCCAAAGTTTTGTCCCGTGGCGACACCCAAGAGGCTGGGGTTGAAGGGACTGAACTTGACGCTGTAGCCGTGGCGGTCTGGGGTGCGCAGGAACCTGGTGTTGCCCGTTGCTGACATCATCTTGAACACAGCGCTGGTGGACACGTCAACCACTCAGCATCAAGGGACGAGCTGTGCATCGAGAATTTCTAGGTTAATATCAGTGATGAGAAGACACCCACTGTGCTCATGTTCCCTGCCCTGTGAGCTGAGCCAAACTGACATAACCAGCAGGACTAAGTTATTGATTTACAGGTGAAAGGTTAGTGTTCTTACATTACATTATTGGAAGATTGTACAGGCCTCTATTCCAGGGATAATCCTCATTACCCAAACTTGGTCAAATATTCATCCTTTATTATATAACTGGAGATATTggaatccagagagagagagagagagatttacggaTTTCAAACACTCACTCAGTTTACCTTGCAGAGAGAGACTTAAAAATTTAGGATTTCAAACATTCACTCAGTTttccttgcagagagagagagagagagagagagagagagagagagagagagagacttcccgaTTAAAACAAGTCTCAAGGGATGCTTTGGCCTTGGACTTTGGGAAGGGAGAGGGCGGGATCTCCATAGCAGCCTCCGAGCACCGCCCAGCATTCCATCACAAAACATATACTAAACAAAAAGCACCGTACACTCACATAATAACAAAACCAAGCATTGTCACCACCTTAGAATGACTTAGTAGTTAGTATATACCACTCCCACCTTGTTTTTCAGCGAGCACCTCACCATGACTCcccgccagccaatcagcgcgcgCCTTTCTCGCCGCCTTGGCCCGGGATGTAAACAAGATCGTGACCAGCAGATGCAGCTGTATTATCGTAACTTTGAAACTGTCGTACAACTTCAGCTAAGATTGTTGTATTAAATTATAAAACCACTATTTGAGGCACGAACATGTCAGTATTGTTAAGCTTTGGCTATTTTCACACTGTCAGTTTTCACCAAAATTATTGTATAGAATTATAAAACCAATAGTGGGATATACTACCTATTAAGTGACAGTGTTGGGTTATGTTATTATGTGAGTACGGTGCATTTTCGTCAGTACGTcatattatgggtattttcacACTGTCTTGCCACTCTTTCCTATGGTTTGTCGAGAGGTCAGCAGAAGAATTATTTGACAACCCGAGTACTTCTCAAGATTTGGGCGAGGTGTGTTCGCGGCATTGATGTAACCAATCCAAGCTGTGAAATACTTGTTTTAATGTCAGAAACTGTTGTATCTCGTGTACGGACGTTATTGTGTATCTTACCGGTCATTTATTTGTATCTACACATTAATTGTCTTGTGTCTGAAGTCACATACCTCCGTAAACCGTTAATAATTATCAGTGGGACGAACCAAAGATAACCTTATTCTTTCCCCTGCTTTACCTTAACCAACTGGGTGATTCTGCAAATACCTCTTTACAAGGCAAGTTAAATAAGCCAAAACACATATATGAAGACCTATAAGGCAGTATAGTCTCAACAtatgcaagtttttttttctttttcttcgtcttcttaaaCTCGTATAACTGTGAAAAAACGAGCAACGTATTGACACGAATAGTGAAGCAGTCATGTAATTAAGAAACAACGACAGCTTCAGTACTGGACTTGATTGTAAGATTGATTGTTACGCGAAGAAGTAATACCAATTTTCACCTTGCCCTGGGCAGTACAAATATACCCAGTCAGTTATTGATTGCAAGTGTTCGCAAGGTCACGGCCTCGGTATTGCCGGTTTCAAAGAAAACACATCACCTGTCACGCAAGCAGTAGAGGCACAAAAACGATTCAGTTATTAAAATTCCACGACATTAATTTGCCAGCTTTTATAGTGACGATGATAACATGGGTGAATTATCAAGACTTAGGTCTAAACAGGCTACTTCCCATGGACAGAGGAGAGCATTGAGATTAAGGTGACGCAGCCTTTGCCTGCTTCAGTCATAGAAGACAAGTAGATGAAAGCATTAAGTAGTGGTTAAGGTTGTAGTTTCCCGTGACAATGCCGCTGTTTCTGTGGATAAGTTGGAAAAATTCGGTGTTCTCAATATTTTCAAGTCCATGCCAGTAAAGGTGTGTCCAGCATGTCCCTTCACAAATTGTTCTTGCCCCCAGAGTATTAGAACCCAATCCATCCAGTGTGTCTTCGTATGACTCGATCCCCCCTCTGAGCTGGGACATTTTCCAGGGTGCTTATATAATTTTGTAGGTACGGGGACTAAACTTGGATACCATACTTCTTGTGAGGGCGGACTAAGGTTTTGTAGagttaaaaatataataaattcgCATAACTGAAAAAAAACGAGCAACGAATTGACATGAATAGTGAAGCAGTCAGTAATTAAAAAAACAACGATAGCTTCAGTATTGTACTTGATTGTAAGATGATTGTTacgcgaataataataataataataataataataataataataataataataataataataataataataatacgttttaattcgcccagcggcatagagagattgatagatatagatagatagatagatagatataaggcAAGAAATCTAACGAGAGAGCATGACAAATATAATCGGTATTGCCGGTTCCTAGGAAAACACGTCACCTGTCACGCAAGCGGTAGAGGTAAAAACAGGACTCGGTTATTAGAATTCCACGACACATTAATTTGCCAGGTTTTATATTGACAATGGTGACGTGGGTGGATTATCAAGACACTGGTCCATACAGGCTACTTCCGGTGGACAGAGGAGAGCATGGAGGGTATACATCACCATGGGTATGTTGCCTTTGCCCGCTGCAGTCATTTGTGATGAGTAGACGAAAGCATTAATTAAGTAGTGGTTAAGGGTTGCATCTTCCCGTGACACTATGGTTGGTATTACAAAACACTTTcacttctaacatcaactatttctagaggtcaaagagggagtcaaatgggttctaatgagtgtttctttaggttcactgtacagaggaagggtcagactaccaccagggtcataaaactacccctggaaatgcccacaactcctacgacagccctgccaaatatgtgaacttgggcgacgaaatgttttaaaatacgaccctatatgTCGATCGCTATTTCTGTGGGCAAGTTGGAGAAATTCGGTGGACTCAATATTTCCAAGCTCATGCAAATAAAAGTGTGTCCAGCATGTCCCTTCACAAATTGTTCTTGCCCCCAGAGTATTAGAACCCAATATCCATCCAGTGTGTCTTCGTATGATTCGATCCACTTTCTGAGCTGGGATATTTTCCAGGGTGCCTATATCATTTTGTAGGTGCGGGGACTATACTTTTCAACCAAATGTGATATCAGACTCCTCGTGAAGAGATGAAAATGTATGGCATGACAATAAAAGATAGCAAGTTATGTTGAGGAGTTTGTATTTTCCCGCGCAGAGAAAACATTTACACTAAAATACCGTTTAACAGTAACCTTTATAACCAAGAAGCAGAAAAGTGTGCATAAGACTCCTCGattctatttatttatacttGAACCGATATAGCTTTGTGCCACTTGTTCCTCGCCGCCTCTGAGCAGGTTTGGGCAAGGAAAACCATGTCGTCTATTGCATGTAAGCCGCGCCCTGATTGGCTGGCCCGCTCCTTCTGTTTGGTTGCTCCACCGTTGCACATAGTATTTACCAGTTTTTGACGCCtagctattgccaagaagcatcaggaattaactattttaacgggAAATACAAATTAATCTAGTTGTTGGGGCCCAGGAGACGGTTTTTGGGTCGGAACTTGGTAATTATAagagactgagtacgacaatctggcaacgttgtggcTGGCATGGCAGGAGTAGTCGAGAGCGGCGAGCCACCTGCGATCATTTAAAATTGAACCTCCGTTAAGACAACTTGAAACCTTCCATGGCCGCCGTAAAATCAGACCGGTGGAGCTAAAAATTGTGCAGGGGGAGGAGAGTGGCGGCGGCGCGGGTGTGGAGAGGCGcctgaggggggagagaagggaccgAGGTGTGGAGTTACTCTCGCCGGGACAGATTTGAATAGTGCTGTGAgatccgtggtggtggtggagacctGCTGTGGATTTTTGCCTTTTTCCGAGGATTGTGGCGGCCCGAGGGACACGATGAAGATGGACGAGGTGAACGTGGGAGGCCTAGGCGTTGGGGTCACGGTGGACATCCAGAGAACAGACGGTGAGTGGGGAAAAAGGCGGAAAAATGGTGTCCCTTCCTTGTGTTGTGGTGGCTGTCAGGAGCACCGCCCGGGAACATAGCAAACGGACGGGAACACAAGGGGATATTTTTGTGGCTGGAGAGTTTTATAATCCACTGcggcaagtttgtaagctccctgCCCAAACAGAACCTGCTTGTGTATATAATGTTTGGGTTTGACGTATAAAGAAGGAGATATTTTGGTAACTACGCAAGGAAATCCGTTTTTTAGTATCTGGTACAAACTCATTTTACGTGTGTTTTGTGATTCAGGGAGTAAATGGAGTGTCTTGCCTTTGGTCTTGTTTCTCTGctctttttcgtttctccttttatATTTCTTCGCTTCTCGTGTCTCTattgtcctttcctttcatcctttctcctttgctcccctttctcctccctttcatcatcaATTTGCAAAACATGACGAAAATTCCTTATAtgtgtagtgtttggcgttgacattaagtaggaaattttaggaaaccccACAGGCATCGAGTCTACATAACTGATCATTGTAGAGAATATGGTTCGGTTTGGGCGCATACACTGATCAACTGGCCCAACAATTCCTCGTATTTACCGCGATTTAAACCCGTCCACGTGGCCTCCATTAACCAAATCCACGCTTCTTGTCTCacttgggaaggaagggaaggcatagGGAGGGAGACGGAAAGCAGACTGGCTGGTGGTGAAGCATAGCATTTAAACTTTCCTGGAAACATGCTGCAGGAAGTCACACAAAGACCCGTAGTGATGCTTTTTATTCCCCTGACAGTCTCCTCTTCATGAGTTTTGGGTTTCAGGGAGTAATTAGTATGGAGTTGGGAGTAAATATATTATGTGGTGGTTCCGTGGAGTTGCGTGGCTGGGTAGGAAGCAAGAAAGGGCATCAAATGTTTTCGTGAGGATAGTTTTAACAACCGTCCTTTCTTTTCAGTTTCACGTGTTCCTAGTCTGCCTTTTCACCCTCCTATACAGTTTTATCTGGTGTATCTTCTCTGGGCATGGGTTTGGGTATACGTGTGTGTGGGTAGCGTCCGTTAGCAGTGCAGGATTGATCGTGTTGAGGGAGGCAGTTGGGCCGCGTGGGAACCTGTGCTTTCTATGGCTGGCTTTGTTGTCTCCTGTATGATGTCTGCGGGGTGGGCCGTGTGTGCTGCTTGCCAGATGTGTGTATCCATGTAGCCAGGGATAGGGAAggcattcttatttatttactcttaCATGGTTTTATCTTGTTGACTGATTAGTAAGGTTGACAGCTTATTAATCAAAAGCATCTCATTGTTTCCACACTTTGTTTTGACCTATATAAACTGTGTAgccattcttatttattttttacagttttcTCTTATCAATATCTTGTTGACTAGTTAGGTTACAGTAATTAAAACTATTTCATTGTTATTCTCACACTTGTTTTAATCTATAGACACGGTAAAGGTGTATGGAAGTTGAGCCCAGACAGTCATCAAATACATATTGCCCCATCAAAACCTCGTAGATTCTAAGTTTCTGCTGTTTGGTGGTTTTAAGGGTATTTACCTTGGATAGCAGGATCAGGGGTTGGTCAGCTGTGTGCTCTTACCCTTTTGTTTTTGTATGAATGAGGCAAAAACTAGACATGTCTTGTCTTTTTGTGTTCTGAGTTTACCattttaccgttgatgaggtttcaggccccgctcagCTACAGTGCTATCTGACTTGAATTTCTATTAGCTTTCATCTCCTGCAGTGACTTGAATGCTCACAAAATACCAATAGTTTCtgctcaagggccaatgacaCGAAGATGAACATAGCGGCTACATGCAGCTTTATTTTACGCCCCTTAACTTTACATTTACTATTGCCTGGTTTGGCTTATCATGCATCTCTTATCTGTTAGGAtgagatgatgggaaggaattatttatttttaactggCTAACTCCATATGGCTGCCTTCATCGTTAGTGTTAGTTAATATATTGTGTACATTATCAAGACATGAATGCAAAATGTTAGGTGATCATGACTAAATACATAATATTGTTTACTTTCACACTTTGTCCTGATTCACCAGTCGACGAACAATATGCCTTGGTGATAAAATTTGTCCTCAACCCTCTTAACACCAGCTGCTAAGAAGTGTTGCATTGCGAAACCGTCAGACGCTGATACATATAATTTTCGTCGAGTTTATACCTGAAGTCCGGGTTTTGGATTTAGGCTGTACAGGACCATGAAGCATAAACATTAAAATGACTGCCTTTCACCAGTTTGACAGGAttcccttcatgtgtgtgtgtgtgtgaagggcttCCCAGGAGGTTGGTGTGGTGGCTCTGGCTGTGACATGATTGTGTGGAGTTGTTGCTCGCTCtcactctgtctctttctctttgtgtccTGACTCAGCCTTGTTCACTTGATAAGGAGTGCTTGCAAATAGTGCCTGGACAggactgactgactctctctctctctctctctctctctctctctctctctctctctctctctctctctctctctctctctctcatttcttatctTTGCTCTTCTCTTACTGACCTTGTTTCTTTGCTGTACTCTTACTTTCAtatttcctcttcactcttctgtctcctctctcatcctttcctctcttctcttttctcctttcctcccctttctcctcctgtgtcctcctcctcctccatggcccCAGCCTTTCAACATCCTCGACCTAACTTGACCTCCACCACCCAGggggaaaaaaaatgacaggTTTCTTTTAGTTGCTTGATGGCTACCAAATATGGAAGCTAAAGACCCTCGCTGGTGGTGGCTGaaagttgtttgtgtgtgtgtgtgtgtgtgtgtatgtaaaaacTGGACCGAGTTGGAGCGCTTATTGTGGTTATAGTTCTCATTtggttatttgttttattatttttagcaTAGACATGGGGTCAAAGGTCACTCTGCTAATTTGGTCTGTCTGGGGTGTGGGAAGCCATGCCTGAGTGTGTCCGTGCATGACCCCTCCACCTCTATctgttcctccatctctcctccaccttgACCCACACACACCTGACGAGGGCTTTGTTTACCTGTTGTTTACCTGTCGAGAGGTGCCACGACTAATTTATTCCTCCCACACCTGGcgaggcatacacacacacatgctcatacacacacactcatacgtTTTACCTTCCATCCACGGTGTTTTGGCTTATTTGTTGAGGTCATGGCAAGCAGGATGAGGGATTAGcttgtccccctcccccctcaactccttcaacccctcaccccccctcttttctatttataaactcttctatctatctcagtTCCTCCTTTAaccctgtctttttttcttcttcttcctcttacccccattttattctttcttttattactgTCAACctccttatatcctttttttctctataatcTCTTCTGTCTATCTCAGTTCCTCCTCTAAccccctctttatttttcccctctcacccccattttattctttattttattaccaaccttcttacctttttttttccccttacaatctcctcttctatccctctgctctccccctttttttttcttacatcacttctatcctcctctttacccccttttcttttctatactctcttttctccctctcaacccaccccctccatcctctttttttttcctctttataatcTTGTGTaggctggagaagggagagaagaattatATGAAGGTCTGAATAAGGAGTTGGATTTGGCGCTAAGCTGCTGATTCATTATGACTGCTGAGGAAGGTGTTGTCTCGCTGGTTGTTTTGAAAGGCTCCTCTGTACCTGCTGTCTCGCTTGtgctgttcttgttctccttagGGTACAGGAGGCGACATAAGGAAGCTgatggatttatttatttatttatttatttatttatttattttatttttttttttttctataacagCTTTATGAGTCTCAAGGATGCTATGTAGGGTAGGTATTCTCTTTAACGCTGATGGGTAATAGGTGCTTCAGTCATCACCTCTTGGTTTCCctctcctgttctcctttttttctggtgttaaggaagaaattaaaatcaTAAGAAAAGTATGTTTGTACATGCATCTATATGAATTGAAGTTAGATATCCTGCATTTAAGAATTTAAGGAAGTTCGTTGATTTGGGCAATGTAaacttcattatcattattattattattattataagagacgAAACTAGTTGAGAGATAGAGGAGTGCAGACCTTATAGGCATCGGCACCATCAGAAAGAGCAACGTTAGCTTCTCAAGAGTGCCATTTCTCACAGGTAGagggaagtagaaagaagaaagtagaaagaatagGAAATTGTAGTAGCAGGGATTAGTGAGTGCTGTCTGTTGCCTCATTTCCATGGCTTTGCTCTCTCCTCAGGTCTCCAAATAAGCATAGGTTCTTTTCTTGTTATATGAAAGTTTACATATCAGGTAGCAGTGGCAGAATAGGAAATTGTAGTAGCAGGGATTAGTGAGTGCTGTCTGTTGCCTCATTTCCAAGACTTTGCTCTCCCCACACAGGTCTCTAAATATGTGTAGGTTCTTTCCTTGCAATTCAAAAGTTTTATGTCGGGTAGCAGTGGCAGAATAGGATATGGTAGTAGCAGGGGTAGTGAGTGCTGTCTCCTGTTGTGTTGCGTCATTTCCAAGGCTTTGCTCTCTCCACAGGTTTCCAAATACGTAGGTTCTTTCCTTGTAATTTGAAAGTTTTATGGATAGGTAAGGTAGCACTCCTGTCTGTTGTGTTGCATCATTCCCACAGCTTTGCCCTCACCACAGGTCTCAAAATACATAGGTTCGTTCCGTCATTTGTCACTAATTTTTCTTCCTCAAGCATCCTCACTTACCCTTGTGTGTTTGATGCTTTTTCTGCTGGCACTGAGACGGCCAAACACATGACTGGCAGCTCAGGGCCAGAAATGTCACTACTAATTTGGTCTGCCGGCGGTGAATTATTAACCGGTGGGAGAGGAAATGGACCTGTAAGAGATGCCACTGTAGTtagatggccacagcagaagtgtctccgtctctccctgttctggcactccctctctgcatattcagtcctgctacttccaactctcctctctgcacattcaatcccgctacttccaactctcacaCTCCAATACTCACCCTATCggcattcattcatttttatatttatttgtgctTAGTAAATACTCTGGCCATACTTTTAAACATTTCAgcggccaagcacacatatttgacaaggctttcgtaggggtttgggacATTTCAGGGGTAGTGAATATATTTCCGAGGTCGTCTTGTGCATAAGGTTCATGTGTAAGGTGAATATAGGAGTTTTTTGCCTTATTAAATAGGACGAAGCTGATTCTGGGTAgtgctttgttttcatttcacatagatggtttattattattattttttatttatttatttatttatttttattcggcACCAAATGACCGTGCAGTTGTGGCGCCAAGAGAGAATGCCAAAATAATCAatcaccttttattttattttattttttagaagAGAAAACTCATCATCGTCAATCGTCATCAAAGACTAAtacaaaagaggaaagtaaaagacaacaagtatacttttttttttttcaggaataaTAAATGAATTAGAAAAGTAGTAAAAAGTAAGTtgggaaaaattaaaaaaaaaattgtaccagagagagagagagagagagacagagagagagcatATTATTAGACaatctcactctccctctctacaTTATCACAAAATATTTTAAGGGAACAGGACACTATACTTTACCTACctgtcccctccctttcctttccccactccccttccctctccccctcttcccctctacctatacccctccccttcctatacCCTTCCCCTTCCGACTCTAAATTTCCTCTTCTAtatcattcccttttcctcccttccccttccttctccctcacctccacctatacccctcccctcttcctatacctttcctcatccctttccctcccctcgtcaacccctctctttcccttccctcttcccctcttcttcctataccctccccatttccctcccctcttcttacccctccctaccctaccccttcctctctcctctctaccaCAAAATTTAGTGATAAAACAAGATGAGAACAGTTTactcacccccccctctctctctctctctctctctttcctctctctcgtaaCTTGCTTGTATTTCCTCAGAGGACGAGAATAAACGCagctgtatgtgtgtttgtgtgtgtgtgtgtttaggttggGCACGTGCGCGGGGAAGGGAGGGTTGTTGggtagaggacgaggaggaggaggaggaggaggaaggaaggaagaagaagaagaagaggaagaggaggaggaggtggtggtagttgtaattctctttgtgtgtgtgtgtgtgtgtgtgtgtgtttaagaaggGTGATTCCGTGATTGTGATGTATAGTGACtttgtagtagtggtaatagtgatggtgTGTATtgatagtgacagtagtagtctATAGTGCAGGGATGAgtgaaagtgatgatggtggtgagggta
Coding sequences within:
- the LOC127008351 gene encoding peroxisomal targeting signal 2 receptor-like, producing MMSATGNTRFLRTPDRHGYSVKFSPFNPSLLGVATGQNFGLTGGGSLVLLDLGLPGSGLVRSCEWQDGLFDLAWSEQDPHCVVSAAGDGSLQLWDTTHPQAPVKVFKEHTREASSLDWSQTRSEQLFVSTSWDATIKLWDPNHESSLVTFAGHEALVYQAAWSPHLPGCVASVSGDKTLRVWNMRRAQGGASMVVTACRGAGGEVLSCDWSKYNQNLIVTSSTDCNICGWDLRQPTQPVFVLQGHQYPVRRVKCSPFHETQLVSVSYDFSTRVWDHSLPTPCLLAMGKHTEFVYGLDMSNHSENLIADCAWDQSVGVYNLGKLPPNPSASASGGDSF